GCCTGCCTCTTCCCTGACCTGCAGGGAGGGCGCTTTCCCCGAGAGGTACTGCTCGGCCCCCGACGCCCTCACCACGGTGGGGGCCACGCTTCCCAGGGCTATCCTCACGTCTTCGAGAAAGCCCTCCTTCAGGGCGGCCCGCGCTGCAAGAGATACTTTCGTCACCGAAAGGGCCTTTCTCATGCCAAGCCTGTGGAAGGTCCAGGGCTGCCCTTCGGGCATCTTCTCAATGCTGATCTCCGTCAGCAGCTCGTCGGGAGCGCAGACCGTTCTCTGGGGGCCCGTGAAAAATTCTTTGAAATCGACGACACGGGTGCCCCCCTTCCTGCTGAGGGTGAAACGGGCTCCAAGGACTGCGAGGGCGGGAAGGGAGTCACCGGCAGGGCTTCCCGTGCAGACATTGCCGCCCAGGGTTGCTTTGTGGCGGATCTGAGGCGATCCCACGCGGCTTGAGCAGTCGGCAAGTAAGGGAGCATGCTTTAAAAGAAGGGGGTGGGAGTGGGCCTCCCCATGGGTGAGGAGGGGTCCTATGACAAGCCTTTCACCCTCTTCCCTCACTCCGGCAAGGCTCTTTACGGTGCAGATATTGAGCAGATAGCGGGGGGCAAGCTTCTTTTCCTTCAGAAAGACCATGAGATCGGTGCCGCCGGCAAGAATCCTGATGGACTGGCTTCCATAGCGGGCCAGCAGCTCAAGAGCATCTTCAATGCTCCCTGGAGAGAAGGCTTCAAGAACGCTCATTTTCCAAGCTCACCACCTTTTCTTTTCTGCGACGCCTTTTTTACCGCCTCAATAATCTTCTTGTAGCCGGTGCAGCGGCAGAGGTTCCCCGAGAGGCCCAGACGAATCTCATCGAGGGTTGGTGAAGGGTTCTTATCGAGAAGATGCCACGCCGATATCACCATGCCCGGTATGCAGAAACCGCACTGCACGGCTCCTTCCTCGATGAAGGCCTCCTTGACGGGGCCTATTTTCCCCGATGACTCGAGGCCTTCTATCGTGACAACCTCGCTTCCCTGCAACTGGCAGGCGGCGATAAGGCATGAGTTGACAGTAAGGCCATCCATTATAACCGTGCAGGCGCCGCATTCCCCCTCACCGCACCCTATCTTTGTGCCCGTAAGGGCAAGATCGTAGCGGAGAATATCCACAAGGCGGCGCTCAGGCTCAGAGTGCACCTTCACCTCCCTGCCGTTCACGGTGAATGTTATCTCCATCGCTTCACTTCCTTCCCGTTGAAGTTCCCCACCCGAGGCTTTTCTATG
This window of the Candidatus Eremiobacterota bacterium genome carries:
- a CDS encoding xanthine dehydrogenase family protein subunit M, with amino-acid sequence MSVLEAFSPGSIEDALELLARYGSQSIRILAGGTDLMVFLKEKKLAPRYLLNICTVKSLAGVREEGERLVIGPLLTHGEAHSHPLLLKHAPLLADCSSRVGSPQIRHKATLGGNVCTGSPAGDSLPALAVLGARFTLSRKGGTRVVDFKEFFTGPQRTVCAPDELLTEISIEKMPEGQPWTFHRLGMRKALSVTKVSLAARAALKEGFLEDVRIALGSVAPTVVRASGAEQYLSGKAPSLQVREEAGRLIRKDCRPIDDVRSSGVYRNHVVGILLMRFLEAMDSGR
- a CDS encoding (2Fe-2S)-binding protein gives rise to the protein MEITFTVNGREVKVHSEPERRLVDILRYDLALTGTKIGCGEGECGACTVIMDGLTVNSCLIAACQLQGSEVVTIEGLESSGKIGPVKEAFIEEGAVQCGFCIPGMVISAWHLLDKNPSPTLDEIRLGLSGNLCRCTGYKKIIEAVKKASQKRKGGELGK